Within the Pengzhenrongella sicca genome, the region GGGCCTTCGTGCTGACGGGGCCGCGCGAGTTCGGGGTCCAGGACGTGCCCGCGCCGGTCGCGAGGCCCGGCCAGGTGGTCGTCGACATCGAGCGGGTCGGGGTCTGCGGGACGGACGTCGAGTTCTTCACGGGCGAGATGCACTACCTGCACACCGGCCAGGCGGCATACCCGATGCTGCTCGGGCACGAGTGGTGCGGCACGGTCTCGTCGGTCGGCGCCGGCGTGGACCCGAGCTGGCTCGGCCGGCGCACGACGGGCGACACCATGCTCGGGTGCGGCGAGTGCTACCGCTGCCGCAGCGGGCGGCACCACGTGTGCGGGCGGCGGCACGAGATCGGGATCCGCGGCGGCTGGCGGGGGGCGCTCGCCGAGCAGCTGCTCGTGCCCGCGGTCGCGCTGCACGCGCTGCCCGACGCCGTCGACGTCGTCGCGGGTGCGCTCGTCGAGCCGGGCGGGAACGCGCTGCGGGCGGTGCGGGGCGCCGCGCTCTCCCCCGGCATGCGGGTCCTCGTGCTCGGGCCCGGCACGATCGGGCTCCTCGCCGCGCTGTTCGCGCGGGCGGCCGGGGCACAGGTGCACCTGATGGGCCGGTCAGAGCGCTCGCTGGGGTTCGCCCGGACGCTCGGCTTCGCCGGGGTGTGGCCCGGGGACGGCTTGCCCGCGCTCGCCTGGGACGCGGTCATCGACGCCTCGAACGCGCCCGCCCTGCCCGCCCGCGCGGTCGACCTCGTCGAGCCTGGTCGGCGCGTCGTGTTCGTGGGACTCGCCGGGACCCCGAGCACGGTCGACACGCGGCTGCTCGCGCTCAAGGACGTGACGGCGGTGGGCATCCTCGGCGGGTCGGCCGGCCTGGCGGGCGCGATCGAGCAGTACGCGGCCGGCGCCGTCGACCCGCGCCCGCTCGTGGCGGCGACCGTCGGGCTCGAGCGGGCGGGCGAGGTGCTCGGCGGCTGGCGGCCGCGGGACGAGGTGAGCGCCGCACCGAAGATTCACGTCGACCCCCGGATCTGACGTTGCCTCGACAGGTGCCCATATCGACGGGTGTCCATATCGACAGCGGTAGATGGAGTCGCGCATACTGACCGGATGCCGCCGCTCCCCGCCCTCGCCCTCACCGCTGCGGAGCCGACCGCGAGCTGCGCCCCGCTCACGCGGGCCCCGCTCGGCGCTCGGGACGCCGTCGACCTTGCGCGGGTCGTCAAGGCCCTCGCCGACCCCGCCCGGCTGCGTCTCATCTCGCTGATCTCGGCGCACGAAGGCGGCGAGGCGTGCGTGTGCGACCTGATCGAACCGCTCGGCCTCAGTCAGCCGACCGTCTCCCACCACCTGAAGGTGCTGGTGGACGCCGGCCTGCTCACCCGCGACAAGCGCGGCGTCTGGGCGTTCTACGCGATCGTGCCGCAGGCGTTGAGCGCCCTCGCGGCCGTCCTGGACGCCGGGCTCACCGCGCCCGCGAGCGCCGCACCCGCCGACGCATGACCGCGCGCACCGAGCGCACGGCCGCAGCACCGGCGCCCGTCGACGCAGCGCCCGTCGTCGCGGCGCCCGCGCCCGTCGTCGCGGCGCTCACCGCGGCCGAGTGGCCCGCCGTCCGGGCGATCTACGCCGCCGGCATCGCGACCGGCCACGCGACGTTCGAGTCCGAGCCGCCGAGCTGGGCGGCCTTTGACGCCGCCAAGCTGGCCGCGCACCGCCTCGTGGCTCAAGCCGAGGCCGGCGGCGAGGTGATCGGCTGGACGGCCGCGATCGCGACATCCGACCGGTGCGCATACGCCGGCGTCGTCGAGCACTCGCTGTACGTCGACGCTCGGGCGCGCGGGCGCGGCGTCGGCGGCGTCCTGCTGCGCGCGCTCATCGCGTCCACCGAGTCCGCCGGGATCTGGACGATCCAGTCGGGCGTGTTCGTCGAGAACGAGGCGAGCCTCGCCCTGCATCGGTCCGCCGGGTTCCGGGTCGTGGGCCACCGCGAGCGCGTCGCCCGCATGGCCTACGGTCCGCTCGCGGGCAGATGGCGCGACGTCGTGCTGCTCGAGCGCCGAAGCCCGGTCGCCGGCGCCTGAGTGGTACAGGGCGCCCGAGCGGTTCGGGCCGCTCAGCCCGCGCCGCGCCGCAGGCCGAAGCGGTCGGCCAGGGCGCGCAGGGCCCCGCAGAGCTCGCCGATCTCGTCGTCGCCGTTGGCGGCCGTGACCTGGATGCGGAAGCCGACCTCGGACCGGGGCACCAAGGGGTACGTCGCGAGCGTGACGTAGATGCCGGCGTCGAACAGGAACTGGCCGACGGCGTCGGCGTCG harbors:
- a CDS encoding zinc-dependent alcohol dehydrogenase, whose product is MRAFVLTGPREFGVQDVPAPVARPGQVVVDIERVGVCGTDVEFFTGEMHYLHTGQAAYPMLLGHEWCGTVSSVGAGVDPSWLGRRTTGDTMLGCGECYRCRSGRHHVCGRRHEIGIRGGWRGALAEQLLVPAVALHALPDAVDVVAGALVEPGGNALRAVRGAALSPGMRVLVLGPGTIGLLAALFARAAGAQVHLMGRSERSLGFARTLGFAGVWPGDGLPALAWDAVIDASNAPALPARAVDLVEPGRRVVFVGLAGTPSTVDTRLLALKDVTAVGILGGSAGLAGAIEQYAAGAVDPRPLVAATVGLERAGEVLGGWRPRDEVSAAPKIHVDPRI
- a CDS encoding ArsR/SmtB family transcription factor, which gives rise to MPPLPALALTAAEPTASCAPLTRAPLGARDAVDLARVVKALADPARLRLISLISAHEGGEACVCDLIEPLGLSQPTVSHHLKVLVDAGLLTRDKRGVWAFYAIVPQALSALAAVLDAGLTAPASAAPADA
- a CDS encoding GNAT family N-acetyltransferase, with the protein product MTARTERTAAAPAPVDAAPVVAAPAPVVAALTAAEWPAVRAIYAAGIATGHATFESEPPSWAAFDAAKLAAHRLVAQAEAGGEVIGWTAAIATSDRCAYAGVVEHSLYVDARARGRGVGGVLLRALIASTESAGIWTIQSGVFVENEASLALHRSAGFRVVGHRERVARMAYGPLAGRWRDVVLLERRSPVAGA